The following proteins are encoded in a genomic region of Brachypodium distachyon strain Bd21 chromosome 1, Brachypodium_distachyon_v3.0, whole genome shotgun sequence:
- the LOC100833978 gene encoding uncharacterized protein LOC100833978 isoform X2, translating to MAHEWRRAAASASAAALDAAEDALFVDIAHEAPLSCQRQSQSIVGGTLYCILLAGYAGVAIAAPWIFVLIPEMTLPLLCSCNVLLLIVTGIFQQYWVHQVTKVRLQGYYELSQKLKHIARLPFVTISCGASLMLLILVWQPHVEILSISVLLRIALVIEVICAECFMSLYIGYIHKFNSLNEQPDILKPFYSALRPSSSLEGLRYYDSRLSDQQMALLQYQRENIHYLSEEVLRLQECSRKYHTSVASCTPQVDLAHLLASRDQELRALSAEMNQVHLELRLARGLIAEKDSDIQHIRVNNNQYIEENERLRAILGEWSARAAMLERALEAERVSNMELRKNYEKLRGQSTKEKIRDIPQPENSSIDVF from the exons ATGGCGCACGAGTGGCGcagagcggcggcgtccgctTCCGCGGCCGCACTCGATGCTGCAGAGGACGCACT ATTTGTGGACATAGCACATGAAGCCCCTCTATCTTGTCAGCGGCAGTCTCAAAGCATAGTTGGTGGAACTCTGTACTGTATCTTATTG GCTGGTTATGCTGGTGTTGCCATAGCAGCTCCATGGATATTTGTCCTTATACCAGAGATGACTCTTCCATTGCTATGCAGCTGCAATGTTCTTCTTCTAATTGTTACAG GTATATTCCAACAATATTGGGTCCATCAGGTCACAAAAGTGCGGCTACAG GGCTACTATGAGTTGAGTCAAAAACTGAAGCACATTGCTCGACTTCCATTTGTCACCATTTCTTGTG GTGCTTCCCTGATGCTCTTAATTTTAGTTTGGCAGCCTCATGTAGAAATATTATCTATCTCAGTTTTGCTCAG GATTGCTCTGGTCATTGAAGTAATATGCGCTGAATGTTTCATGAGCTTATACATAG GGTACATCCATAAATTCAACTCTTTGAATGAGCAGCCTGACATTCTAAAGCCATTTTATTCTGCATTGCGACCATCTAGTTCATTGGAAGGGCTAAG gtaCTATGATTCTCGCCTTTCTGACCAACAAATGGCATTGCTCCAGTACCAGAGGGAGAATATTCACTATCTGAGTGAAGAG GTGCTTAGGTTGCAAGAATGCTCAAGGAAGTACCATACAAGTGTTGCTTCTTGCACTCCTCAG GTTGATCTTGCTCATCTTCTAGCATCTCGTGATCAAGAACTTCGAGCACTATCTGCTGAG ATGAATCAAGTACACTTGGAGCTTCGTCTCGCTCGTGGTTTGATTGCTGAAAAGGACTCCGATATCCAGCATATCCGTGTGAACAACAACCAA TATATCGAAGAAAATGAGAGATTAAGAGCTATTCTTGGTGAATGGAGTGCTCGAGCAGCAATG CTTGAGCGAGCACTTGAGGCCGAGAGAGTATCGAACATGGAATTGCGGAAGAACTATGAAAAACTTAGAGGCCAATCAACCAAGGAGAAAATACGTGATATTCCGCAACCAGAGAATTCCTCCATAGATGTGTTTTAG
- the LOC100833978 gene encoding uncharacterized protein LOC100833978 isoform X1 produces MAHEWRRAAASASAAALDAAEDALFVDIAHEAPLSCQRQSQSIVGGTLYCILLAGYAGVAIAAPWIFVLIPEMTLPLLCSCNVLLLIVTGIFQQYWVHQVTKVRLQGYYELSQKLKHIARLPFVTISCGASLMLLILVWQPHVEILSISVLLRIALVIEVICAECFMSLYIGYIHKFNSLNEQPDILKPFYSALRPSSSLEGLRYYDSRLSDQQMALLQYQRENIHYLSEEVLRLQECSRKYHTSVASCTPQVDLAHLLASRDQELRALSAEMNQVHLELRLARGLIAEKDSDIQHIRVNNNQYIEENERLRAILGEWSARAAMGFYYMCVSNSLSEHLRPREYRTWNCGRTMKNLEANQPRRKYVIFRNQRIPP; encoded by the exons ATGGCGCACGAGTGGCGcagagcggcggcgtccgctTCCGCGGCCGCACTCGATGCTGCAGAGGACGCACT ATTTGTGGACATAGCACATGAAGCCCCTCTATCTTGTCAGCGGCAGTCTCAAAGCATAGTTGGTGGAACTCTGTACTGTATCTTATTG GCTGGTTATGCTGGTGTTGCCATAGCAGCTCCATGGATATTTGTCCTTATACCAGAGATGACTCTTCCATTGCTATGCAGCTGCAATGTTCTTCTTCTAATTGTTACAG GTATATTCCAACAATATTGGGTCCATCAGGTCACAAAAGTGCGGCTACAG GGCTACTATGAGTTGAGTCAAAAACTGAAGCACATTGCTCGACTTCCATTTGTCACCATTTCTTGTG GTGCTTCCCTGATGCTCTTAATTTTAGTTTGGCAGCCTCATGTAGAAATATTATCTATCTCAGTTTTGCTCAG GATTGCTCTGGTCATTGAAGTAATATGCGCTGAATGTTTCATGAGCTTATACATAG GGTACATCCATAAATTCAACTCTTTGAATGAGCAGCCTGACATTCTAAAGCCATTTTATTCTGCATTGCGACCATCTAGTTCATTGGAAGGGCTAAG gtaCTATGATTCTCGCCTTTCTGACCAACAAATGGCATTGCTCCAGTACCAGAGGGAGAATATTCACTATCTGAGTGAAGAG GTGCTTAGGTTGCAAGAATGCTCAAGGAAGTACCATACAAGTGTTGCTTCTTGCACTCCTCAG GTTGATCTTGCTCATCTTCTAGCATCTCGTGATCAAGAACTTCGAGCACTATCTGCTGAG ATGAATCAAGTACACTTGGAGCTTCGTCTCGCTCGTGGTTTGATTGCTGAAAAGGACTCCGATATCCAGCATATCCGTGTGAACAACAACCAA TATATCGAAGAAAATGAGAGATTAAGAGCTATTCTTGGTGAATGGAGTGCTCGAGCAGCAATG GGTTTCTACTACATGTGTGTATCTAACAGCTTGAGCGAGCACTTGAGGCCGAGAGAGTATCGAACATGGAATTGCGGAAGAACTATGAAAAACTTAGAGGCCAATCAACCAAGGAGAAAATACGTGATATTCCGCAACCAGAGAATTCCTCCATAG